One genomic window of Helicobacter canis includes the following:
- the rpsL gene encoding 30S ribosomal protein S12 produces MPTINQLVRKERKKVIKKTKSPALLECPQRRGVCTRVYTTTPKKPNSALRKVAKVRLTSRFEVISYIPGEGHNLQEHSIVLVRGGRVRDLPGVKYHIVRGALDTAGVAKRSVSRSKYGAKKAKASGDKK; encoded by the coding sequence TTGCCAACCATCAATCAACTTGTTCGCAAAGAGCGAAAAAAGGTCATCAAGAAAACCAAGTCCCCAGCCTTGCTGGAATGCCCACAAAGAAGGGGTGTATGCACAAGAGTTTATACAACAACTCCCAAAAAGCCAAACTCTGCCTTGCGCAAGGTAGCCAAAGTGCGTTTAACTAGCAGGTTTGAGGTCATTAGCTATATCCCAGGTGAAGGGCACAACTTACAGGAACACTCTATTGTCCTTGTGCGAGGTGGAAGGGTAAGAGACTTACCGGGTGTTAAGTATCATATTGTCCGCGGTGCGCTTGATACAGCTGGAGTTGCCAAAAGAAGCGTATCTCGCAGTAAATATGGTGCTAAAAAAGCAAAAGCCAGTGGCGATAAGAAATAA
- the rpsG gene encoding 30S ribosomal protein S7 → MRRRRAPSREILGDPIYDNKVVTKFINKMMYDGKKSIAEKIIYAAFAKIEEKSGEKGIEVFEKALDRVKPLVEVRSRRVGGATYQVPVEVRPVRQQSLCIRWILEATRKRNERTMVERLANELMDAASDKGAAFKKKEDVHKMAEANKAFAHYRW, encoded by the coding sequence ATGAGAAGAAGAAGAGCTCCTAGTAGAGAGATTTTAGGCGATCCAATATATGACAACAAAGTTGTTACAAAATTCATCAACAAAATGATGTATGATGGCAAAAAAAGCATTGCAGAAAAAATCATCTATGCGGCATTTGCAAAAATAGAAGAAAAAAGCGGTGAAAAAGGTATTGAGGTATTTGAAAAGGCTTTAGATCGTGTCAAACCGTTGGTCGAAGTGCGCTCTCGTCGTGTTGGCGGAGCGACTTATCAAGTCCCAGTAGAAGTTCGACCGGTTCGCCAGCAGTCTCTATGTATTCGCTGGATTCTTGAAGCTACAAGAAAGCGCAATGAGCGCACAATGGTTGAGCGATTGGCAAATGAGCTAATGGATGCAGCTAGCGATAAAGGGGCGGCATTTAAAAAGAAAGAAGATGTGCATAAAATGGCAGAAGCCAATAAAGCATTTGCACATTATCGTTGGTAG
- the fusA gene encoding elongation factor G: MARKTPLEKIRNIGIAAHIDAGKTTTSERILFYTGVSHKIGEVHDGAATMDWMEQEKERGITITSAATTCFWKDHQINLIDTPGHVDFTIEVERSMRVLDGAVAVFCSVGGVQPQSETVWRQANKYGVPRLVFVNKMDRIGANFYNVENQIKERLKANPIPINIPIGAEDNFKGVVDLIQMKAIVWNDETMGAQYDIEEIPADLREKAAAYREKLIEAAAEQDEALMEKYLGGEELSIEEIKQGIKLGCHNMSLIPMLCGSSFKNKGVQTLLDAVVDILPAPTEVTNIKGIDPKNEEEIFVESSDKGEFAGLAFKIMTDPFVGQLTFVRVYRGMLESGSYVLNSTKGKKERVGRLLKMHSNKREDIKEVYAGEICAFVGLKETLTGDTLCDEKRPVILERMEFPEPVIHIAVEPKTKADQEKMAVALGKLAEEDPSFRVSTQEETGQTLIGGMGELHLEIIVDRLKREFKVEATIGQPQVAYRETIRGSVTQECKYAKQSGGRGQYGHVHIKLEPKEAGTGYEFINEISGGVIPKEYIPAVDKGIQEAMQNGVLAGYPVVDCKVTLYDGSYHDVDSSEMAFKIAGSMAFKDACRKASAVLLEPLMKVEVEVPEEYMGDVIGDLNRRRGQINSMDDRMGLKIVNAFVPLAEMFGYSTDLRSATQGRGTYTMEFDHYGEVPSNTAKDIIDKRNG; encoded by the coding sequence ATGGCAAGAAAAACTCCTTTAGAAAAGATTCGAAACATTGGGATTGCTGCCCATATTGATGCTGGTAAAACAACAACATCAGAGAGAATTTTATTTTATACAGGCGTAAGCCACAAAATCGGTGAAGTGCATGATGGTGCTGCCACGATGGATTGGATGGAGCAAGAAAAAGAGCGCGGAATCACAATCACTTCTGCTGCGACAACTTGCTTTTGGAAAGATCATCAAATAAATCTTATCGACACCCCCGGACATGTGGATTTTACCATTGAGGTAGAGAGGTCTATGCGCGTGCTTGATGGAGCTGTGGCTGTATTTTGCTCTGTGGGTGGTGTGCAACCACAGAGCGAAACAGTATGGCGACAAGCAAATAAATATGGTGTCCCACGCCTTGTGTTTGTCAATAAAATGGACCGCATCGGGGCAAATTTCTACAATGTAGAAAATCAAATCAAAGAACGCTTAAAAGCCAATCCCATCCCAATCAATATTCCCATTGGGGCTGAAGATAATTTCAAGGGTGTTGTTGATTTGATTCAGATGAAAGCTATCGTATGGAATGATGAAACTATGGGGGCGCAATACGATATAGAAGAGATTCCTGCTGATTTACGGGAAAAAGCAGCCGCCTATCGAGAAAAGCTTATAGAAGCAGCCGCGGAACAAGATGAAGCACTAATGGAAAAATATCTTGGCGGAGAAGAGCTTAGTATAGAAGAAATAAAGCAAGGTATCAAACTTGGCTGCCATAATATGAGCCTAATCCCTATGCTATGTGGTTCAAGCTTTAAGAATAAAGGTGTCCAAACACTGCTTGATGCTGTTGTAGATATCTTGCCCGCGCCAACAGAAGTAACCAATATCAAAGGCATAGATCCAAAAAATGAAGAAGAAATCTTTGTAGAATCCAGCGATAAAGGCGAATTCGCTGGGCTTGCTTTCAAAATTATGACAGATCCATTTGTTGGGCAACTTACATTTGTGCGTGTCTATCGGGGTATGCTTGAGTCTGGTAGCTATGTGCTAAACTCCACAAAGGGCAAGAAAGAGCGCGTGGGGCGACTGCTCAAAATGCACTCAAACAAGCGAGAAGATATTAAAGAAGTATATGCGGGTGAGATTTGTGCCTTTGTGGGACTCAAAGAGACACTCACAGGCGATACACTCTGCGATGAAAAACGCCCTGTCATACTCGAGCGTATGGAGTTCCCAGAGCCTGTTATACATATCGCCGTTGAGCCAAAAACAAAAGCCGATCAAGAAAAAATGGCAGTGGCACTCGGCAAGCTCGCAGAAGAAGATCCAAGCTTCCGTGTCAGCACACAAGAGGAGACAGGACAAACACTTATTGGTGGTATGGGCGAGCTACACCTAGAAATCATTGTCGATCGCTTGAAAAGAGAGTTTAAAGTCGAAGCAACTATTGGTCAGCCACAAGTAGCCTATCGAGAGACAATACGAGGTAGTGTAACACAGGAATGCAAGTATGCCAAACAATCCGGTGGGCGCGGACAATATGGACATGTCCATATCAAACTTGAGCCAAAAGAAGCTGGAACCGGCTATGAATTTATCAATGAAATTAGCGGTGGTGTAATCCCCAAGGAATATATCCCAGCAGTTGATAAAGGGATCCAAGAAGCTATGCAAAATGGCGTGTTAGCTGGCTATCCGGTGGTAGATTGTAAAGTTACTCTCTATGATGGAAGCTACCACGATGTGGATTCTAGTGAAATGGCGTTTAAAATAGCTGGCTCTATGGCGTTTAAAGATGCGTGTCGCAAGGCTAGCGCGGTCCTACTAGAGCCACTAATGAAAGTAGAAGTAGAAGTGCCAGAAGAGTATATGGGCGATGTTATTGGCGACCTTAATCGCAGGCGCGGTCAAATCAACTCTATGGATGATCGAATGGGGCTGAAAATTGTCAATGCCTTTGTTCCACTTGCAGAAATGTTTGGCTATTCTACAGATTTGCGGTCAGCTACACAGGGGCGAGGCACATACACGATGGAATTTGACCACTATGGCGAAGTCCCAAGCAATACAGCAAAAGATATTATCGATAAGCGCAATGGCTAA
- a CDS encoding polyphenol oxidase family protein, translating into MGHCDALDSIFYTSTQSPIFSHFPIDFVQTCALGGVSQAPFTGCNLAYHTGDLAESVTANRKHILRYFGENKQLLWCDQIHSAHIADATDPNIIHSLAAGTIQADGIICASPSHIALIMVADCNPIIIYSPQDNIFALLHAGRAGVCGQILTKGVEALAQKGVDSRDMYVFIGSSIRVCCYEISPSLARQIASAFGEKYIHTRNGSTTLDLVAMLQDECNALGIDKKHLEILDSCTMCDERLFSYRRASKAQAQTGRFGILASLRH; encoded by the coding sequence ATGGGACACTGCGATGCCTTAGATAGCATTTTTTATACAAGCACACAGAGTCCTATCTTCTCTCATTTTCCCATTGATTTTGTCCAAACTTGCGCCCTTGGTGGCGTAAGCCAAGCACCTTTCACAGGCTGCAATCTCGCTTATCACACGGGCGATTTAGCCGAGTCTGTTACCGCCAATCGCAAACACATTCTACGATATTTTGGTGAGAACAAGCAGCTTTTATGGTGTGATCAAATCCACTCCGCACACATTGCCGATGCAACAGACCCAAACATAATCCACTCCCTTGCCGCTGGCACAATCCAAGCCGATGGGATTATTTGTGCTAGTCCATCGCATATCGCACTCATTATGGTCGCGGATTGCAACCCCATTATAATCTACAGCCCACAGGACAATATCTTCGCACTTTTGCACGCTGGACGCGCCGGGGTATGCGGCCAGATACTCACAAAAGGGGTAGAAGCATTAGCGCAAAAGGGAGTAGATTCGCGCGATATGTATGTATTTATCGGCTCATCTATACGAGTCTGTTGCTATGAAATCAGCCCATCGCTAGCTAGGCAAATCGCAAGCGCATTTGGTGAAAAATACATACACACACGCAATGGATCTACCACCTTAGATCTCGTTGCAATGTTACAAGATGAGTGCAATGCCCTAGGGATAGACAAAAAGCACCTTGAGATTTTAGATTCTTGCACAATGTGTGATGAGCGGCTATTCTCCTATCGCAGAGCAAGCAAAGCTCAAGCACAAACAGGACGCTTTGGGATTTTAGCAAGCCTACGCCACTAG
- a CDS encoding 4Fe-4S single cluster domain-containing protein, producing MQLSSLKEHSHIYGFEPSFVIWTQGCPIRCKGCWNTHTWDSKGGFAMDIESIFHRIKAQKDSTTLPIQAVTILGGEPFYQYDELYKLVSLIKTIDLGIIVYSGYEKNELIEKKKDSIFSLIDVLIYGRYIESLRDLNLHLRGSSNQVIDFLSKRYNEGLIKDGNYIEIDIDNFGRLDIVGYIQNLQDIGVGKI from the coding sequence ATGCAGCTCTCAAGTCTAAAGGAACACTCACATATCTATGGCTTTGAGCCAAGTTTTGTGATATGGACACAAGGCTGCCCGATCCGCTGCAAAGGTTGCTGGAATACACACACTTGGGATAGTAAAGGCGGCTTTGCTATGGATATAGAATCTATCTTTCATCGCATTAAAGCGCAAAAAGATTCTACAACACTGCCGATACAAGCCGTTACAATTCTAGGGGGTGAACCTTTCTATCAATATGATGAGTTATATAAACTTGTGTCTTTGATAAAAACGATAGATTTAGGCATTATCGTATATAGTGGTTACGAAAAAAATGAGTTAATAGAAAAGAAAAAGGATTCTATATTTAGCCTTATAGATGTGCTAATTTATGGTAGATATATAGAATCTTTGCGCGATTTAAACCTGCATTTGCGTGGCTCTAGCAATCAGGTCATAGACTTTTTAAGCAAGAGATACAATGAGGGTCTTATTAAAGATGGCAATTATATTGAAATTGATATTGATAACTTTGGCAGACTTGATATTGTGGGCTATATACAAAATCTCCAAGATATAGGTGTGGGAAAAATATAA
- a CDS encoding DUF2997 domain-containing protein, translating to MKEEKIIITINEDGSLELKSEGIKGEACMGEIEALLNEDMDIKSDKKTDEYYQKVSQTQQVTLRSKK from the coding sequence ATGAAAGAAGAGAAAATCATCATAACAATCAATGAAGATGGCAGCCTAGAGTTAAAGAGTGAGGGCATAAAGGGTGAAGCGTGTATGGGCGAGATAGAAGCCCTACTAAACGAAGATATGGATATAAAGAGTGATAAAAAGACAGATGAATATTATCAAAAAGTTTCACAAACACAGCAAGTTACATTAAGGAGCAAAAAATGA